Proteins from a single region of Pseudomonas phenolilytica:
- a CDS encoding phosphodiesterase, with the protein MLRLSYLLLLLAGNPAVAEEIGIPLGQQGPSNIDVPARGEHKHDVLERFGLADQEHPAVGRPPILRWDYREFSVYFENDRVINSVLHHQPTHPAQEQSLP; encoded by the coding sequence ATGCTGCGCCTGTCGTATCTGCTGCTCCTGCTCGCTGGCAATCCCGCCGTGGCCGAGGAAATCGGTATACCGCTGGGCCAGCAAGGCCCGTCGAACATCGACGTGCCCGCGCGGGGCGAGCACAAGCACGACGTTCTCGAACGCTTCGGCCTCGCCGACCAGGAGCATCCCGCAGTCGGCAGACCCCCGATCCTCCGCTGGGATTACCGCGAGTTCTCGGTGTACTTCGAGAACGACCGAGTGATCAACAGCGTGCTTCATCATCAGCCCACTCACCCTGCACAGGAACAGTCCCTACCGTGA
- a CDS encoding glycerophosphodiester phosphodiesterase encodes MTLIYGHRGAKGEAPENTLASFQRCLEHGVRRCELDLHLSGDGQLMVIHDPTLKRTTGRRGKVLQHTAEELAGYDARLGGPGWKQPCPIPRLSELFEKCDFEHWQLEVKSASRERAARTVLAIRELAEHHGLLERITVTSGSREVLHALRRLTPEISRGLVAEYAWLDPLKVAHHHGCQLLALKWTLCTPERLAKAQQQGLHVSVWTVNEPALMRRLADFGVDSLITDFPGLAVETLGHGGCGA; translated from the coding sequence GTGACCCTGATCTACGGCCACCGTGGCGCCAAAGGCGAGGCGCCGGAAAACACCCTGGCCAGCTTTCAGCGCTGCCTGGAGCATGGCGTCCGCCGCTGCGAGCTGGACCTCCATCTGTCTGGCGATGGCCAATTGATGGTCATCCATGACCCTACCCTCAAGCGCACCACCGGTCGGCGCGGCAAGGTCCTCCAGCACACCGCCGAGGAACTGGCCGGTTACGACGCGCGCTTGGGGGGACCGGGCTGGAAACAACCCTGCCCGATCCCGCGTTTGAGCGAACTGTTCGAGAAGTGCGACTTCGAGCACTGGCAACTGGAGGTCAAGAGCGCTTCGCGCGAACGTGCGGCGCGCACGGTACTGGCGATCCGCGAACTGGCCGAGCACCATGGTCTGCTCGAACGCATCACCGTCACGTCAGGTTCGCGCGAGGTGCTGCATGCGCTCAGGCGCCTGACGCCGGAGATTTCCCGCGGACTGGTTGCCGAATACGCCTGGCTCGATCCGCTCAAGGTCGCCCATCACCACGGCTGCCAGCTCCTTGCACTGAAGTGGACGCTGTGCACGCCTGAGCGTCTGGCGAAGGCTCAGCAGCAAGGGCTGCACGTGTCGGTCTGGACGGTCAACGAACCGGCGCTGATGCGCCGGCTCGCCGATTTCGGCGTCGACAGCCTGATCACCGATTTTCCCGGCCTGGCTGTCGAAACGCTGGGCCACGGCGGCTGCGGCGCCTGA